The following are encoded together in the Gordonia insulae genome:
- a CDS encoding enoyl-CoA hydratase/isomerase family protein, with protein sequence MTVTATTADGLATITIARPKAHNALDLTTKAAFLDAVTAVGDDPAVRAVLIAAEGRNFCVGQDLGEHVTALEADPATAMDTVAQHYNPLIRALAAVAVPVVVAIQGACVGAGLGIALAGDIRVAGNGTSFATAFTGIGLASDSGLSHALVTALGPSRAVGLMMLGDKVSAEQALDWGLVHRVVADDEIGTTAHRLATRLASGPTEAYRQVKGLIGAAAEGLDAALDREATAQSELGRSVDHKAAVSAFLAKEKPVFVGR encoded by the coding sequence ATGACCGTCACCGCCACCACAGCCGACGGGCTGGCCACGATCACCATCGCTCGTCCCAAGGCGCACAACGCGCTCGACCTCACCACCAAGGCGGCCTTCCTCGATGCCGTGACGGCCGTCGGTGACGACCCCGCCGTCCGTGCGGTACTCATCGCCGCGGAGGGCCGCAACTTCTGCGTGGGCCAGGATCTCGGTGAGCATGTCACCGCGCTCGAGGCCGACCCGGCGACCGCCATGGACACCGTGGCGCAGCATTACAACCCACTCATCCGGGCGCTGGCGGCCGTGGCCGTTCCGGTCGTCGTCGCGATCCAGGGCGCCTGCGTCGGGGCCGGCCTCGGCATCGCGCTGGCGGGTGACATCCGGGTCGCCGGCAACGGGACGTCGTTCGCCACGGCGTTCACGGGCATCGGTCTCGCGAGCGACTCCGGACTCAGCCATGCACTGGTCACCGCGCTCGGACCGAGTCGCGCGGTCGGGCTGATGATGCTGGGCGACAAGGTGTCGGCCGAGCAGGCGCTGGACTGGGGCCTGGTCCACCGGGTGGTCGCCGACGACGAGATCGGGACCACCGCGCACCGGTTGGCGACGCGCCTCGCGAGTGGGCCGACCGAGGCGTACCGCCAGGTCAAGGGGCTGATCGGGGCAGCGGCGGAGGGGCTCGACGCCGCGCTGGACCGGGAGGCGACGGCTCAGTCCGAGCTGGGTCGCTCGGTCGACCACAAGGCGGCGGTGAGTGCCTTCCTCGCCAAGGAGAAGCCGGTGTTCGTCGGACGCTGA
- a CDS encoding 3-hydroxyacyl-CoA dehydrogenase family protein, whose protein sequence is MTTTPTAIGVIGGGRMGAGIAQVFATLGADVTIAESHDQGAARERVVTGVARAHERGKLNGRDPVEVTRRVSTVGAVADLPVGLDLVVEAVPEQPALKIDVLVAAEKALADGAILASNTSSLSITELGAALNDPSRFVGMHFFNPVPASSLVEIVRAPATADGTVSAVRSWVRQIGKSEVVVNDAPGFATSRLGVCLGLEAIRMVEDGVADAADIDRAMELGYRHPMGPLRSTDLVGLDVRLAIAEHLAATLGERFEPPKLLRDKVARGELGRKAGQGFYEWKEGAS, encoded by the coding sequence ATGACCACAACACCCACCGCGATCGGTGTGATCGGCGGCGGAAGGATGGGCGCGGGTATCGCACAGGTCTTCGCCACCCTGGGCGCCGACGTCACGATTGCCGAGAGTCACGACCAGGGTGCTGCTCGGGAACGGGTCGTGACCGGGGTCGCCCGCGCTCACGAGCGGGGAAAACTCAATGGGCGGGATCCGGTCGAAGTGACGCGACGGGTCTCGACGGTCGGTGCGGTAGCGGACCTGCCCGTGGGGCTGGATCTCGTCGTCGAGGCCGTCCCCGAACAGCCCGCGCTCAAGATCGACGTCCTGGTCGCCGCCGAGAAGGCGCTGGCCGACGGTGCCATCCTGGCGTCGAACACGAGTTCGTTGTCGATCACCGAACTCGGTGCGGCTCTGAATGATCCCAGTCGTTTCGTCGGGATGCACTTCTTCAATCCGGTCCCGGCGTCGTCGCTGGTCGAGATCGTCCGGGCGCCCGCGACGGCCGATGGAACCGTCTCCGCGGTGCGGTCATGGGTCCGCCAGATCGGCAAGTCGGAGGTGGTGGTCAACGACGCGCCGGGCTTTGCCACCAGCCGCCTCGGTGTCTGCCTGGGACTCGAGGCCATCCGGATGGTCGAGGACGGCGTCGCCGACGCTGCCGACATCGACCGGGCGATGGAACTCGGCTACCGGCATCCGATGGGGCCGTTGCGCTCCACGGACCTCGTCGGTCTCGATGTCCGGCTGGCGATCGCCGAGCACCTGGCCGCGACCCTCGGTGAGCGTTTCGAGCCGCCGAAGCTGCTGCGCGACAAAGTTGCCCGCGGCGAGCTTGGACGCAAGGCCGGGCAAGGATTCTACGAATGGAAGGAAGGTGCGTCATGA
- a CDS encoding enoyl-CoA hydratase/isomerase family protein: MVTIELHETDDRYVLTLDRPAQRNAINAQMIDELHRACEVIERAPKPVVITGRGDHFAGGADIGELRDRGRAEALDGINRTLFDRIARLPLPTVAAVSGYALGGGAELSYACDIRIATPTAVFGNPEPDLGILAAAGAGYRLPALVGESVAKQVLMAGRNLDADTALRTGLVMDVVDDHLAAAHKVVDRITRQSSLALRFTKTIIDAPGSQPWAADIAQAVLFETDDKHRRMTAFLERKR; this comes from the coding sequence ATGGTCACCATCGAGCTGCATGAGACCGACGACCGGTATGTCCTCACCTTGGACCGACCGGCTCAACGCAACGCGATCAACGCGCAGATGATCGACGAGCTCCACCGGGCGTGCGAGGTGATCGAGCGCGCCCCGAAGCCGGTGGTGATCACCGGACGCGGCGATCACTTCGCCGGCGGCGCGGACATCGGCGAGCTCCGTGACCGTGGGCGCGCCGAGGCACTCGACGGCATCAATCGCACGCTCTTCGACCGCATCGCGCGGCTCCCGCTGCCCACCGTGGCCGCGGTCTCGGGGTATGCGCTGGGCGGCGGGGCCGAGCTGTCCTACGCCTGCGACATCCGGATCGCCACGCCGACCGCGGTGTTCGGCAACCCGGAACCCGACCTCGGCATCCTCGCCGCGGCCGGAGCGGGCTACCGACTCCCCGCGCTCGTGGGGGAATCGGTGGCCAAGCAGGTCTTGATGGCCGGGCGAAACCTCGACGCCGACACCGCATTGCGCACGGGTCTGGTGATGGACGTGGTCGACGATCACCTGGCCGCGGCGCACAAGGTCGTCGACCGCATCACGCGACAGTCGTCGCTGGCGCTCCGGTTCACCAAGACCATCATCGACGCCCCGGGTAGCCAACCGTGGGCCGCCGACATCGCGCAGGCGGTCCTGTTCGAGACCGACGACAAGCACCGACGGATGACAGCCTTCCTGGAGAGGAAACGATGA
- a CDS encoding TetR/AcrR family transcriptional regulator has product MSTTPAIRRTGRPGRPGYDLDSLLAVAVKVFNEKGYDGTSMDVLAERLGLSKSSIYHHVSGKQELLELALNRALNALFAATTEAQATEGRYVDRLEYLVRRSVQILVAELPYVTLLLRVRGNTAVERRALARRREFDAFVGDLVTAAADEGDLHPHIDPALVARLLFGTVNSLIEWYRPRAGTSADDLADAVVALTFDGLRST; this is encoded by the coding sequence ATGAGTACGACACCCGCGATCCGCCGCACCGGGCGCCCCGGGCGGCCCGGCTACGACCTCGACTCGCTCCTCGCCGTGGCCGTCAAGGTCTTCAACGAGAAGGGTTACGACGGCACCAGCATGGACGTGTTGGCCGAGCGGCTCGGCCTGAGCAAGTCGTCGATCTACCACCACGTATCGGGGAAACAGGAGTTGCTCGAACTCGCCCTCAATCGCGCGCTCAACGCGCTCTTCGCTGCGACGACCGAGGCACAAGCGACCGAGGGGCGCTACGTCGACCGACTGGAATACCTGGTCAGGCGCAGTGTGCAGATCCTCGTCGCGGAACTCCCGTACGTGACCTTGCTGCTCCGCGTGCGGGGCAACACCGCGGTCGAACGCCGCGCGCTGGCCCGCCGGCGGGAGTTCGACGCCTTCGTCGGCGACCTGGTCACCGCCGCCGCCGACGAGGGAGATCTTCATCCCCACATCGATCCGGCATTGGTCGCCCGACTGCTCTTCGGCACGGTGAACTCGCTGATCGAGTGGTACCGACCGAGGGCCGGGACGTCGGCGGACGACCTCGCCGATGCGGTCGTCGCGTTGACGTTCGACGGCCTCCGCAGCACCTAG
- the paaZ gene encoding phenylacetic acid degradation bifunctional protein PaaZ, producing the protein MSNLLQSYAQGRWFTAADDGTPLASAVDGHEVARISSKGLDLAGMVEYGRTVGGPALAALTFHERAALLKQLGMTLMAGKDEFYELSRHTGATARDSGVDIDGGFGTVLSYASKARRELPNDTVYLDGPVEQLGKKGTFLGQHIYTSRQGVAVQINAFNFPVWGFLEKLAPAFIAGVPSIVKPASQTAYLTELVFRRIIESGILPEGSVQLLCGSARDLLDHLDGQDSVAFTGSADTAATLRAHPQVVSSGLHFTAEADSLNASILGTDVTVDDPEFDLYVKQLVTEMTVKAGQKCTAIRRAFVPEPLMDDVIAAASARLATITVGNPASDTVRMGALASIEQRDEVLKSLRGLTKSADIVFGDPEHVDVVDADATKGAFLSPILLRADDKTAPEPHDIEAFGPVSTVIGYTDAADAVELAARGKGSLVASLVTKDASLAAEVVRGLAPYHGRALVLNAENARESTGHGSPLPVLVHGGPGRAGGGEELGGIRGVLHHMQRTAIQGTPNVLTAVGKKWVTGADRVHGDVHPFRKDLAELVVGDTIVGGPRKVTRADIDHFAEFTGDTFYAHTDPEAAAANPLFGGIVAHGYLVVSLAAGLFVDPAPGPVLANFGVDDLRFLTPVKAEDDLTVTLTAKLITPRQSADYGEVRWDAVVTNQNDDPVATYDVLTLVAKPEENR; encoded by the coding sequence GTGAGCAATCTTCTGCAGAGTTACGCCCAGGGGCGCTGGTTCACGGCGGCCGATGACGGCACGCCGTTGGCCAGCGCCGTCGACGGCCACGAGGTGGCCCGGATCTCGTCGAAGGGGCTGGACCTCGCGGGCATGGTCGAGTACGGGCGCACGGTCGGTGGGCCCGCCCTTGCCGCGTTGACCTTTCACGAACGGGCCGCCCTACTCAAACAACTCGGCATGACCCTCATGGCCGGAAAAGACGAGTTCTACGAGCTGTCGCGTCACACCGGAGCCACCGCACGGGATTCCGGCGTGGACATCGACGGCGGCTTCGGCACCGTCCTCAGCTACGCGAGCAAGGCGCGACGCGAACTGCCGAACGACACCGTCTACCTCGACGGCCCGGTCGAGCAGCTGGGCAAGAAGGGCACCTTCCTCGGACAGCACATCTACACCTCGCGCCAGGGCGTGGCGGTGCAGATCAACGCGTTCAACTTCCCGGTCTGGGGATTCCTCGAGAAGCTCGCCCCCGCGTTCATCGCCGGCGTGCCGTCGATCGTCAAGCCCGCGAGCCAGACCGCGTATCTGACCGAACTGGTGTTCCGCCGCATCATCGAGAGCGGCATCCTGCCCGAGGGGTCGGTCCAACTGTTGTGCGGCAGCGCCCGCGACCTCCTCGATCACCTCGACGGCCAGGACTCGGTCGCGTTCACCGGATCGGCCGACACCGCGGCGACGCTGCGCGCCCATCCACAGGTGGTGTCGTCGGGACTGCACTTCACGGCCGAGGCGGACTCGCTGAACGCCTCGATCCTCGGCACCGACGTCACCGTCGACGATCCCGAATTCGATCTCTACGTCAAACAACTCGTCACCGAGATGACCGTCAAGGCCGGCCAGAAGTGCACCGCGATCCGCCGCGCCTTCGTGCCGGAGCCCCTGATGGACGACGTGATCGCGGCCGCATCGGCCCGGCTGGCGACGATCACCGTCGGCAACCCCGCCTCCGACACCGTGCGCATGGGTGCACTGGCGAGTATCGAGCAGCGCGATGAGGTTCTGAAATCCCTTCGGGGACTCACCAAGTCGGCTGACATCGTCTTCGGCGACCCCGAGCATGTCGACGTCGTGGACGCCGATGCGACGAAAGGCGCGTTTCTCTCGCCCATTCTGTTGCGCGCCGACGACAAGACCGCACCGGAACCGCACGACATCGAGGCCTTCGGCCCCGTGTCGACGGTGATCGGTTACACGGACGCCGCCGACGCCGTCGAGCTCGCCGCCCGAGGCAAGGGCAGCCTGGTTGCGTCGCTCGTCACCAAGGACGCATCCCTGGCGGCCGAGGTGGTCCGCGGCCTGGCGCCGTACCACGGCCGCGCACTCGTGCTGAACGCGGAGAACGCACGAGAGTCCACCGGTCACGGTTCCCCATTACCGGTGCTGGTCCACGGCGGCCCCGGGCGCGCGGGCGGCGGCGAAGAGCTCGGCGGTATCCGCGGCGTGCTGCACCACATGCAGCGCACAGCGATCCAGGGCACGCCGAACGTGCTCACCGCCGTCGGCAAGAAATGGGTGACCGGCGCCGACCGCGTGCACGGCGATGTCCATCCGTTCCGGAAGGATCTGGCCGAGCTGGTCGTCGGCGACACGATCGTCGGCGGTCCGCGAAAGGTGACCCGCGCGGACATCGATCATTTCGCCGAGTTCACCGGCGACACCTTCTACGCGCACACCGATCCCGAAGCGGCCGCGGCCAATCCGCTGTTCGGTGGCATCGTCGCGCACGGCTACCTCGTGGTGTCACTGGCAGCGGGACTCTTCGTCGATCCGGCACCGGGTCCGGTGCTGGCCAACTTCGGCGTCGACGACCTGCGTTTCCTCACCCCGGTGAAGGCCGAGGACGACCTCACCGTCACGCTCACCGCCAAACTCATCACCCCGCGTCAGAGCGCCGACTACGGTGAGGTGCGCTGGGACGCAGTCGTGACCAATCAGAACGACGACCCGGTGGCCACCTACGATGTGCTCACCCTCGTCGCCAAGCCCGAGGAGAACCGATGA
- a CDS encoding EthD family reductase codes for MTIRVAVCYGQPDDPAAFDEHYERVHIPLASKVPGLTGYTYSKASSLDGSAPPYYSVASLFFPDAETLRAGLTSPEMAAAAGDVPNFATGGATLFTHEEVSVLDVG; via the coding sequence ATGACCATCCGCGTTGCCGTCTGCTATGGACAACCCGACGATCCCGCCGCCTTCGACGAGCACTACGAACGTGTGCACATCCCGTTGGCGAGCAAGGTCCCCGGCCTGACCGGATACACCTATTCGAAGGCGAGTTCGCTGGACGGGTCCGCTCCGCCGTACTACTCCGTCGCGAGCCTGTTCTTCCCGGACGCCGAAACCCTGCGCGCCGGACTGACGTCGCCGGAGATGGCCGCGGCCGCCGGCGATGTACCCAACTTCGCGACCGGCGGCGCCACCTTGTTCACCCACGAGGAGGTGTCGGTCCTCGATGTCGGCTGA
- the paaI gene encoding hydroxyphenylacetyl-CoA thioesterase PaaI — protein sequence MSAETAPAPDRLDDHRIARTMFAEDVASRELGITLDDLGPGYARTSMTVTPSMVNGHGITHGGYVFMVADTTFALACNSHDDAAVAARADIRFLRATHEGDVLVAEAVERQRFGRNGIYDVTVKRGDDVIAEFRGDSRTIPAARH from the coding sequence ATGTCGGCTGAGACCGCGCCCGCACCAGACCGTCTCGACGACCACCGGATCGCGCGCACGATGTTCGCAGAGGACGTCGCGTCGCGCGAGCTCGGCATCACGCTCGACGACCTCGGCCCCGGATATGCCCGCACCTCGATGACGGTGACGCCGTCGATGGTCAACGGCCACGGCATCACCCATGGCGGGTACGTGTTCATGGTCGCCGACACCACCTTCGCGCTGGCCTGCAACAGTCACGACGACGCCGCCGTCGCCGCCCGCGCCGACATCCGGTTCCTCCGTGCCACTCACGAGGGTGATGTGCTGGTCGCCGAAGCGGTCGAACGACAACGCTTCGGGCGCAACGGGATCTATGACGTCACAGTGAAGCGGGGTGACGACGTCATCGCCGAGTTCCGAGGAGATAGTCGGACGATTCCGGCCGCACGACACTGA
- a CDS encoding MarR family winged helix-turn-helix transcriptional regulator, whose product MSGEPDVIGSLADEFCLMGHAIRAALAPAVDSHGLLPGAIVVMMVLNTRQPCRQVELAGELSITPSGLSRHISELVTAGYVVRRPDQTDGRASLIELTAKGLDLLDRAHHSRATALANALGDWDHDDVTDAVDVTRRLRTALHAYAQTHARESEPTHA is encoded by the coding sequence ATGTCTGGCGAACCCGATGTCATCGGCAGCCTGGCCGATGAGTTCTGTCTGATGGGTCACGCCATCCGTGCCGCATTGGCCCCGGCCGTCGATTCGCACGGCCTCCTACCAGGGGCGATCGTCGTCATGATGGTGCTCAACACTCGCCAGCCGTGTCGGCAGGTCGAGCTGGCCGGCGAACTGTCGATCACGCCGTCCGGCCTGAGTCGGCACATCTCCGAGCTCGTCACGGCGGGTTATGTCGTCCGGCGACCCGATCAGACGGACGGTCGCGCATCGCTGATCGAGCTGACCGCCAAGGGCCTCGACCTGCTCGACCGGGCCCATCACAGTCGGGCGACGGCCCTCGCGAACGCACTCGGCGACTGGGACCACGACGACGTGACGGATGCGGTGGACGTCACCAGACGACTTCGAACCGCGCTGCACGCCTACGCGCAGACACATGCAAGAGAAAGTGAACCGACCCATGCCTGA
- a CDS encoding MDR family MFS transporter, with translation MPETTTAPTAPEGGVMTHRQILEAMTGLLAALFTALLSTTIVATALPTIIGDLQGSQTAYAWVITSALLANAASTPIWGKLADLFNKKVLVQSAIIIFVIGSVIAGFAHSVPLLLAARVIQGLGMGGLTALVVAIIGSIVSPRERGRYSGYMGAVMAVAMSGGPIVGGLIADSPLGWRWCFFVCVPLAVIALILLQKTLKLPTQRQDNVSIDWFGAITLTAGVSILLIWVSFAGKVGYYDWWSAESALYVGIGVLLLAATIWIETRASAPIIPLRIVTQRTTGLAIIASIAVGVGMFGATTFLAQYFQTARDYSPTMAGILTIPMVVGLLTASVGSGQLIARTGKWKRFVVTGGVLIVVGFGLLATIDHATNLWLISAYTVILGLGLGMLMQNVVLAVQNTVSVKDIGAASSSVAFFRTFGGAIGVSVLGSVLATRVSELTTEGLSALGVPAGSGGGGNLDLDALPAPVREIVQHAYGDATGRIFLIAAFVAIVTLIAVAFLPNRPLRRTIDIEPAQADPAAEGSGVADTAGLIGDEEVVAGGQRR, from the coding sequence ATGCCTGAGACCACCACGGCACCGACGGCGCCCGAGGGCGGTGTGATGACCCACCGTCAGATCCTCGAGGCGATGACCGGCCTGCTGGCGGCGCTGTTCACCGCGCTGCTGAGCACGACGATCGTCGCGACCGCCCTGCCCACCATCATCGGCGACCTGCAGGGCTCGCAGACGGCCTACGCGTGGGTGATCACCTCGGCGTTGCTCGCCAATGCCGCATCGACCCCGATCTGGGGCAAGCTGGCCGACCTGTTCAACAAGAAGGTCCTCGTCCAGTCCGCGATCATCATCTTCGTCATCGGATCGGTGATCGCGGGATTCGCCCACAGCGTCCCATTGTTGCTGGCGGCCAGGGTCATTCAGGGCCTCGGTATGGGCGGCTTGACCGCGCTGGTCGTGGCAATCATCGGCAGCATCGTGTCGCCGCGCGAACGGGGACGCTACTCCGGATACATGGGTGCGGTGATGGCCGTCGCGATGTCGGGTGGCCCGATCGTGGGCGGCCTGATCGCCGACAGCCCGCTCGGTTGGCGCTGGTGTTTCTTCGTGTGTGTACCGCTCGCGGTCATCGCACTCATCCTGCTGCAGAAGACGCTGAAGCTTCCGACTCAGCGTCAGGACAATGTGTCGATCGACTGGTTCGGCGCCATCACCCTGACCGCGGGTGTGTCCATCCTGCTCATCTGGGTCTCCTTCGCCGGCAAGGTCGGCTACTACGACTGGTGGTCGGCGGAGTCTGCGCTGTACGTCGGCATCGGGGTACTGCTGCTCGCAGCGACCATCTGGATCGAGACCAGGGCCAGCGCGCCGATCATCCCCCTGCGAATCGTCACCCAGCGCACGACCGGTCTGGCCATCATCGCGTCGATCGCGGTGGGCGTCGGCATGTTCGGCGCAACCACGTTCCTGGCCCAGTACTTCCAGACCGCGCGCGACTACTCGCCCACCATGGCGGGCATCCTGACCATCCCGATGGTCGTCGGACTGTTGACGGCCTCGGTCGGATCCGGCCAGCTGATCGCCCGCACCGGAAAGTGGAAGCGATTCGTGGTGACCGGTGGCGTGCTGATCGTGGTCGGGTTCGGGCTGCTGGCCACCATCGATCATGCGACCAACCTGTGGCTGATCTCGGCATACACCGTGATCCTGGGCCTCGGACTGGGCATGCTGATGCAGAATGTGGTTCTGGCGGTGCAGAACACGGTCAGCGTCAAGGACATCGGCGCCGCGTCGAGCAGTGTCGCCTTCTTCCGTACGTTCGGCGGTGCGATCGGCGTGTCGGTCCTCGGCTCCGTCCTCGCCACCCGGGTGAGCGAGCTGACCACGGAAGGACTGTCCGCCCTGGGAGTTCCCGCCGGATCGGGCGGTGGCGGCAATCTGGACCTCGACGCCCTGCCAGCGCCGGTGCGCGAGATCGTCCAGCACGCCTACGGCGACGCGACCGGACGCATCTTCCTCATCGCCGCCTTCGTGGCGATCGTGACGCTCATCGCGGTCGCATTCCTGCCGAACCGGCCACTGCGTCGGACCATCGACATCGAGCCGGCGCAGGCTGACCCCGCAGCCGAGGGGTCGGGCGTCGCCGATACCGCTGGGCTCATCGGCGACGAAGAAGTGGTCGCCGGAGGCCAACGGCGATGA
- a CDS encoding MBL fold metallo-hydrolase, with product MRVHHLNCGTMKPWATPDGLVCHVLVIETDHGLALVDSGFGVMDGPQRRTRMGSARHYVRPIFDPDEAAIRQLPSLGYDPRDVRDIILTHFDADHIGGLSDFPWARVHLTADEIGAAKARTTLVEKRRYRAGYIDELDVVGHSPSRTEAWHGFDAATELASVGPGIFLVALPGHSRGHAAVAVETDGRRILHVGDSFYHHGQVDGTGHAPLAMTAMERVIARDWRRVQSNHERLSELWAADDPALTLINAHDPTLFERARDGERQPRRPD from the coding sequence ATGAGGGTTCACCATCTCAATTGCGGAACGATGAAGCCGTGGGCGACTCCCGACGGACTGGTCTGCCACGTGCTGGTCATCGAGACAGATCATGGACTGGCTCTGGTGGATTCCGGGTTCGGAGTGATGGACGGGCCGCAGCGACGGACCCGCATGGGCTCCGCCCGGCACTATGTCCGGCCCATCTTCGATCCCGATGAGGCGGCCATCCGACAACTGCCCTCACTCGGCTACGATCCGCGCGACGTTCGCGACATCATCCTGACCCACTTCGATGCCGACCACATCGGAGGGCTCTCCGACTTCCCCTGGGCACGAGTCCATCTCACCGCTGATGAGATCGGTGCCGCCAAGGCGCGCACGACGCTGGTGGAGAAGCGGCGCTACCGGGCGGGCTACATCGACGAATTGGACGTCGTCGGCCATTCGCCGAGCCGGACCGAGGCCTGGCACGGATTCGACGCTGCCACCGAACTGGCGTCGGTGGGTCCGGGCATCTTTCTCGTTGCCCTACCGGGTCATTCGCGCGGACACGCCGCGGTGGCGGTCGAAACAGACGGTCGACGGATCCTGCATGTCGGCGACAGCTTTTACCACCACGGACAGGTCGACGGGACCGGGCATGCCCCGCTCGCCATGACGGCGATGGAACGCGTGATCGCTCGCGACTGGCGGCGCGTGCAGTCCAACCATGAACGATTGAGTGAACTGTGGGCGGCGGATGATCCGGCTCTGACGCTGATCAACGCGCACGATCCGACTCTGTTCGAACGTGCACGCGACGGCGAGCGGCAGCCGCGTCGTCCCGATTGA
- a CDS encoding ester cyclase, with the protein MSQFDIPDVETLRARQKLVLDHFHDEVVQEWDDVLATFPHPHYELIPTLTVHDGDSEVRGYYHDTRVAFPDQDHEIIALRHSADAVIVEFWLLGTHLGPLGGLPATGQHHRTRMTAYFIFDENENLVCERIYFDTLTLLKQLLGGINLKDPRQWPTLVKALRALSTMSGQPDPRLLNTSVPELAH; encoded by the coding sequence ATGTCCCAGTTCGACATTCCCGACGTCGAGACCCTGCGCGCTCGCCAGAAGCTCGTCCTCGACCACTTCCACGACGAAGTGGTACAGGAGTGGGACGACGTACTCGCCACCTTCCCGCATCCGCACTACGAGCTGATCCCCACTTTGACGGTGCACGACGGAGATTCGGAGGTGCGCGGCTACTACCACGACACCCGTGTCGCCTTTCCCGATCAGGATCACGAGATCATCGCGCTGCGGCACAGTGCGGATGCCGTCATCGTCGAGTTCTGGCTCCTGGGAACACATTTGGGTCCGCTCGGCGGACTTCCGGCGACCGGGCAGCACCATCGGACACGCATGACCGCGTACTTCATCTTCGACGAGAACGAGAACCTCGTGTGCGAGCGGATCTACTTCGACACCCTCACCCTGCTCAAGCAGCTGCTCGGCGGCATCAATCTGAAGGACCCGAGACAGTGGCCCACGCTCGTGAAAGCGCTACGCGCACTCTCCACGATGTCGGGGCAACCCGATCCGCGCCTCCTCAACACATCTGTTCCCGAACTCGCCCACTGA